Sequence from the Pseudomonas frederiksbergensis genome:
TTCGCCAGTTTCCCTGCCTTTACGGTACTGCTCGAAGGGCTGGTATTCCGCGAGCGAATCCGCGCCAACGAAATCCTGCTGGTGGTGCTGGTGAGCGTCGGCCTGGTGTTGGTCACGCCAACCTTCGACCTGGCCAGCGGCGCTACCACTGGCCTGCTCTGGGCGGTGGCCTCGGGGCTGTTGTTCTCACTGTTGTCGCTGACCAATCGCGCCGGTTCCGGACACGTGCCGCCGGTACAGGCCGCGCTTTGCCAGAACGTCGTGGTCGGTCTCTGCCTGCTGCCGATGGCTGCGCCGCAATTGGCCGAGGTTCGTCCGCTCGACTGGTTGTGGATCGGCCTGCTCGGGGTGTTCTGCACCGGCCTGGCCCACAGCCTGTTCGTCGCCAGCCTGGCGGTGATCAAGGCCCGCACGGCAGCCGTGGTGTTCGCCATGGAGCCGGTCTACGGCATCACCATCGCCTGGCTGCTGTTCGATGAAAACCCGACGTTGCGCATGTTGCTCGGTGGCGTGCTGATCATCGTTGCGATCGTGGTGTCGAGCCAGCTGGACGGCACGAAGAAATCCAACGCTGGCGCCCAGGCCCCATCTCACTGAGCCCGGTCATTGAATCCTGTCGTTGTGCCCCAGGTCGCGCTCCGGGTCGATCTGGTCGCGGACCCGCTGCTTGAGCACCTTGGCTTCGGGAAACCCGCCATCCGCCTTGCGCTCCCAGATCTGGGTGCCATCGCAGCCAATATGGAAAACCCCACCGGTGCCTGGCACCAGGGACACCTTGGCGAGGTCGTCGCCGAATGTGCTGAGCAGTTCCTGGGCCAGCCAGGCGGCCCGCAGCAGCCACTGGCATTGGGTGCAGTAGGTGATGACGATTTCCGGTTTGTGTGCGCTCATTGCGGGTGAACTCCTGGTTCCAAAGGCGTCGTTATACTACTCGCCTTTGATCGCCTGCTTCGAGATTGACCATGCGCCGCCTGCTGCCTTGCCTGCTTCTTCTGCTATTGCCCCTGTTCGGCCATGCCAACGAGCCTGCCGTCGAAACACCGCGCCCGAAGATCGGCCTGGTGCTGTCCGGCGGCGCGGCTCGTGGCCTGGCTCACATCGGCGTGCTCAAGGCCTTGGAGGAGCAAGGCATCAAGATCGACGCCATCGCGGGCACTAGCATGGGCGCGGTGATCGGCGGCCTGTATGCCTCGGGCTACAAGATCGACGAACTGGAAAAACTTGCCCTGGGTATCGACTGGCAACAAGCCCTCTCCGATGCCCCGCCGCGCAAGGACGTACCCTTCCGACGCAAGCAGGACGACCGTGATTTCCTGGTAAAGCAGAAACTGAGCTTTCGAGACGACGGCAGCCTCGGCCTGCCGCTGGGCGTGATCCAGGGACAGAACCTGGCCCTGCTCCTGGAAAGCCTGCTGGCCCACGCCAGCGATACCCGGGATTTCGACAAACTGCCTATTCCCTTCCGTGCCGTGGCAACCGATATCGCCACCGGCGAAAAGGTCGTGTTTCGCAAGGGCCACCTGCCCAAGGTCATCCGCGCCAGCATGTCGATTCCGGCCGTGTTCGCGCCGGTTGAACTGGACGGTCGGCTATTGGTGGACGGTGGCATGACCGACAACATCCCTTTGGATGTGGCCCGGGAAATGGGTGTGGACGTGGCTATTGTCGTGGACATCGGCACCCCATTGCGCACCCGCAAGCAATTGGTCACGGTGGTGGATGTGCTGAATCAGTCAACCACGCTGATGACCCGGCGCAACTCCGAGGAGCAACTGGCCACGTTAGGCAAAGACGATGTGTTGATCCAGCCGGCCCTGGCGAGTTTTGGCTCCACCGATTTCGGCCGGGCTCCGGAAATGATCGATGCCGGCTACCGCGCCACACGCATACTCGAAGCGCGCCTGGAACACTTGCGTCCTGCCGAGCCGGCCGACGCCGAACTGCTGGCGGCACGCACCCCGAGCGAGCGCACGCCGATCATCACCGGGATCCGGGTGGAAAACGACTCGAAGGTCGGTGACGACGTGATCCGCTATTACATTCGCCAGCAAATCGGCGAACCACTGGACCTGGGTTGCCTGCAAACCGACATGGGCACGCTGTACGGCCTGGATTACTTCGAGCAGGTGCAATATCGCGTCGTGCACAAAGGCGCGGACAACACCTTGGTCATCAACGCTCGGGGCAGACGCACCGGCACTGATTACCTTCGCCTGGGCTTGAGCCTGTCAGACGACATGCGCGGCGACAGCGCCTTCAATCTTGGCGCCAGTTATCGGGTCAACGGCATCAATCGCCTGGGTGCCGAATGGCTGACCCGGGCGCAGATCGGCGACAAACAAGAGTTGTACAGCGAGTTCTACCAGCCGCTGGACGTCGGCTCACGCTACTTCATCGCGCCCTACGGACAGTTCGAATCGCGCAATGTCGAGTCGATCCTCGACAACGATCCGGTGGCGCAGTATAGGGTCGAACGCTACGGCTTCGGCCTGAACCTGGGCCGGCAGATAGGCAACAGCGGGGAGATCCGCTTCGGTGTCGGCCAGGCCTGGGGCAAGGCAGACGTGCGCATCGGCGACCACGACCAGCCCAGCGAAAACTTCAACGAGGGCTTCTACGAGCTCAAGTATTCGTTCGACTCCCTGGACAGCGTGTATTTCCCCCACGAAGGCGAAGATATCGGTTTGTCCTGGCGCCAGTACGAACCGGGCCTGGGCTCGGACCAGCGTTATCGCCAGTGGGAATTCAAGCTGGACAAGGCCCTGAGCAGCGGCCCGGACACCTTCATTCTGGGCGGGCGCTATGGTCGCACCCTAGACACTGCCGAGGTCGTGACGTCCAGTTTTGTCCTCGGCGGCGCGCGGCAATTGTCGGGCTTTCGCGAGGACGGGATATCCGGCCAGAACATGAGCCTGATGCGTGCGGTGTATTACCGCAGGCTCACGCCTCGCGCCTACTTGCCATTGGACTTCCCGCTGTACATTGGCGGCTCGCTGGAGCGAGGCCGGGCCTGGAACAACGACAACGAGTTCGACAGTGGCTACATCAACGCCGCCAGTGTCTTCCTGGGCTTCGACACGCCGCTGGGGCCCTTGAACTTCAGCTATGGCTTCAATGATGACGACGAGCAGGCGGTGTATCTGAACCTGGGGCAGACGTTCTGATGAACACAGTCCCTGCCTTGGGGGAGCGAGCCTGCTCGCGAAAGCGGTAGGCCTGCTTGCATTGGTCTTGAATATACAACCGTCATCGCGAGCCAGCTCGCACGCAGGACTTGCGCCGGCCTTGCAAACGCCTCAACGAATCCCGGCCAGCAAAACCCGGGCGGTTTCCTTGAGCGGCTCATCCCCTTCTTGCAGCAGCTCTTCCAGGAGCGTAATGGCGCTCTTCAGGTCGCCCTCGTCGATGCGATTCTGGGCTTCTTCAAGTTTTTCCGAATGCTCCGATAGTTGCGGTTCGAAGGAAACAGGTTCGAGCGAAAGGGATTCGAATTCGGGTCCAATGGGCATCGGCTCCAGCTCCAGCGCCTGCTCTTCGTCGGCAAACCCATCGAGGAAATCATCGTCCAACGACTCCGTTTCCAACGGCGCCCCCCATTGCAGGTCAGGCTCGTCAAAACCCGATAATGTCAGCGTGTCGGCAGCGGTGGGCGGCGTGTTTTTTGGCTCTGGCGGCGCCGGCTCTTCATCGGCCAAATCCCAGCTGTTCTCCAGGGAGAGCTCATCGAGCTTCAACTCGAATTCATCGTGAGGCGCAGCAACAGGTTCGGGCACGGGAGCCTGGGGTTCGGCAGAAGTTTCCGGCGGCGCGTTGACGAGGGTGATTTTCGGGTAACGCTTGCGAATATCCTCCAGGGCCTGATGATCGACGCCTTGGGCCAATAGATGATTTTCCTGGGCCTGGAAACCGATGACGTCGCCCTGCTTACCCAGTACATCCAACAACTTCAGGCCCAGGTCGGTACGCTCCGGCTCGGCCAGCAATGCCGCGCGCAGCAGTCCCGCGGCTTCGGTGAAGCGGCCATAGGTCAGGTAGATCCCCACGCCTTCGAGCACGTCTCCCATGGGAGCATCGCCGTTATTGAAGGACGCGGCGACCTCGGGGGGCTCGATGTCGGCGCTCTCGGCATAGGTTTCGGTGTCATCGTCCAGGTTCAAGTCACGCTGATGTTCGGCCAATGGCCCGGTCCCGGCCGATTCCTGCTGTTGCCGGTGACGAAGGAACAGCAGAAGCGCCAGCAACCCAAGCAGCCCCCCCAATCCCCCTACCCAAAGCCAATCAACGCCTTCGGTCTCCGTGACTGGCGCGGTGTCCACCGCCGGAACGGATTCGGCGGGTTCGGTGGATTCGGCTGGTTCGGAGGGTTCCGGAGCAAGTTCCGAGGTGATCGTCGGTGACGAGGGCTGGGCCAGTTGCGCTTGGAGCTCGCTGATCTGCTGGCGCTGACCGGCGATTTCCTGGTCCTGGGACTGGACCTTGGCCTGCAATTGTTCGATCGTCTGCTGTTGCTGTTGGCCCAGCAGCACACTGGCCGCCAATTGTTCGGCGCTGTTATCGGACGCGCCGGAACGCCCCGCTGCGGGGGGCTGGGCAGCCGGAGGCAAGATAGCCGAATCGGGCAGCAACAAGCGCTGGCCGATGGAAAGCCGCTCGCTACCAGGGTTCAGCGCCTGGATCCCCTGCATCAGTTCATTGACCGACGCATTGCTGCCCGCATCATGCAGACGCTTGGCGATCACCCAAGGATTGTCGCCCTGTACGACGGTGTAGCGTTTGCCCTGTGTCGCCGGGGGCGGCTTGATGGCCGATGTTGTTGCTTGGGCTGCGGCAGAAGGTTCATCAGCGACCGGCACAACGCCTGGGGTGCCCGGCGGGTCGATCAGCACGGTGTACTCGCGCAACAGCCGCCCGTTGGGTTGGTTGAGCTGTACGAGGAAATTAAGGAACGGCTCTTCCACCGGCTTGCTGGACGTCACCCGAATGAAACTGCGGCCGCCACGCAGCACGGGAGTGAAGCGCAGGTTATTGAGAAAGAATACCCGCTCCACCCCGGCACGGCTGAAGTCCTCCGGCGCCGCAAGGCTTGCAGACAGGTCGCCCTCGCTGAGTCCCGCCGCATCAACCAAAGCGATATCGGCGCGCAACGGCTGATTCAAGGCTGAATGGAGCGTGATCTCCCCCAGCCCCAGCGCCGACGCCAGGGCGGGAAAACCCAGGGCGCCCACGACGACCGACACGTTGATCCAACTGCGCAACGTGGACTGCAAACTTTCAAGCATGGGTATCCCTTTCGACTACCAGACTGAGCGCAAACGCTTCCAATACGATCGCTTAGTACTGGTTATAGTTCGCTAACCGCCGAATCTCAAAAGCCTGGCGCCAGGGATATGCCTCAGGATTTTTCCAGATTGGCCAGGATAGTGCCGTGGACCCGCATGCAGACCCGCATATCCGCTTCGTCGACGCCTTCGAACAACTCCCGGCGCAGCTGCGTGGCAATCGTTTCGATTTGTTCGATCAACGGCAGCGCCGGGGCGCAAAGCACGATCTTCTTGGCCCGGCGGTCTTCGGCCACAGCCTGGCGCTGCACCAGTCCCTGGGTTTCCAGGCTGTCGAGCAAGCGGGCCAGGGTCGGGCCTTCGACGGCAACGCTCTGAGCCAACTCGCGCTGGGTCGGCGCCTGTTCGAAACGTGCAAGGTGCAGCAGCACCAGCCAGCGCGCCTGGGACAGGCCTAGGCCTGCGAGGCGACGGTCCAATTCAG
This genomic interval carries:
- a CDS encoding DMT family transporter → MTPRTALGALHIGALMFGLTGVFGKLAAASPAVIVFGRAVFAVLALAAFARFASPTRWEKLRGRDTRRLLLGGLLLTGHWVSFFISVKVAGVAIATLGFASFPAFTVLLEGLVFRERIRANEILLVVLVSVGLVLVTPTFDLASGATTGLLWAVASGLLFSLLSLTNRAGSGHVPPVQAALCQNVVVGLCLLPMAAPQLAEVRPLDWLWIGLLGVFCTGLAHSLFVASLAVIKARTAAVVFAMEPVYGITIAWLLFDENPTLRMLLGGVLIIVAIVVSSQLDGTKKSNAGAQAPSH
- a CDS encoding SelT/SelW/SelH family protein; the encoded protein is MSAHKPEIVITYCTQCQWLLRAAWLAQELLSTFGDDLAKVSLVPGTGGVFHIGCDGTQIWERKADGGFPEAKVLKQRVRDQIDPERDLGHNDRIQ
- a CDS encoding patatin-like phospholipase family protein, coding for MRRLLPCLLLLLLPLFGHANEPAVETPRPKIGLVLSGGAARGLAHIGVLKALEEQGIKIDAIAGTSMGAVIGGLYASGYKIDELEKLALGIDWQQALSDAPPRKDVPFRRKQDDRDFLVKQKLSFRDDGSLGLPLGVIQGQNLALLLESLLAHASDTRDFDKLPIPFRAVATDIATGEKVVFRKGHLPKVIRASMSIPAVFAPVELDGRLLVDGGMTDNIPLDVAREMGVDVAIVVDIGTPLRTRKQLVTVVDVLNQSTTLMTRRNSEEQLATLGKDDVLIQPALASFGSTDFGRAPEMIDAGYRATRILEARLEHLRPAEPADAELLAARTPSERTPIITGIRVENDSKVGDDVIRYYIRQQIGEPLDLGCLQTDMGTLYGLDYFEQVQYRVVHKGADNTLVINARGRRTGTDYLRLGLSLSDDMRGDSAFNLGASYRVNGINRLGAEWLTRAQIGDKQELYSEFYQPLDVGSRYFIAPYGQFESRNVESILDNDPVAQYRVERYGFGLNLGRQIGNSGEIRFGVGQAWGKADVRIGDHDQPSENFNEGFYELKYSFDSLDSVYFPHEGEDIGLSWRQYEPGLGSDQRYRQWEFKLDKALSSGPDTFILGGRYGRTLDTAEVVTSSFVLGGARQLSGFREDGISGQNMSLMRAVYYRRLTPRAYLPLDFPLYIGGSLERGRAWNNDNEFDSGYINAASVFLGFDTPLGPLNFSYGFNDDDEQAVYLNLGQTF
- a CDS encoding FimV/HubP family polar landmark protein, with the protein product MLESLQSTLRSWINVSVVVGALGFPALASALGLGEITLHSALNQPLRADIALVDAAGLSEGDLSASLAAPEDFSRAGVERVFFLNNLRFTPVLRGGRSFIRVTSSKPVEEPFLNFLVQLNQPNGRLLREYTVLIDPPGTPGVVPVADEPSAAAQATTSAIKPPPATQGKRYTVVQGDNPWVIAKRLHDAGSNASVNELMQGIQALNPGSERLSIGQRLLLPDSAILPPAAQPPAAGRSGASDNSAEQLAASVLLGQQQQQTIEQLQAKVQSQDQEIAGQRQQISELQAQLAQPSSPTITSELAPEPSEPAESTEPAESVPAVDTAPVTETEGVDWLWVGGLGGLLGLLALLLFLRHRQQQESAGTGPLAEHQRDLNLDDDTETYAESADIEPPEVAASFNNGDAPMGDVLEGVGIYLTYGRFTEAAGLLRAALLAEPERTDLGLKLLDVLGKQGDVIGFQAQENHLLAQGVDHQALEDIRKRYPKITLVNAPPETSAEPQAPVPEPVAAPHDEFELKLDELSLENSWDLADEEPAPPEPKNTPPTAADTLTLSGFDEPDLQWGAPLETESLDDDFLDGFADEEQALELEPMPIGPEFESLSLEPVSFEPQLSEHSEKLEEAQNRIDEGDLKSAITLLEELLQEGDEPLKETARVLLAGIR
- a CDS encoding MarR family transcriptional regulator — protein: MPLTDQHRFGMQLAQMSRGWRAELDRRLAGLGLSQARWLVLLHLARFEQAPTQRELAQSVAVEGPTLARLLDSLETQGLVQRQAVAEDRRAKKIVLCAPALPLIEQIETIATQLRRELFEGVDEADMRVCMRVHGTILANLEKS